From the genome of Danio rerio strain Tuebingen ecotype United States chromosome 2, GRCz12tu, whole genome shotgun sequence, one region includes:
- the odr4 gene encoding protein odr-4 homolog: MGRSYFVDEAVEEYLSGLQAAPGSCVTGLLAGHSSPQRDFVVLAVQTPHRESEGQTKATAGGSALDDIDVAWLTEHAKQVSRMLPGGLCILGLFIVTPPELSKDANNTLKRLLFAMDKYITKGRLWDLSEEDVTERVTLHICSKTKKAVCKTFDVKDPKSSAKPADWKYQTGVSSPWPMLTCSVEVDLQIPLIGSSSNNIETCMKDGLMRWAKQIEAGYCLISGRQALDDTELFIGQKKNPKTSHRQILPVRILVSNEKSDVDERCSAVVQVCSGSMRVRGVVHCRAYINSNKPKARHAVQAIKRDIINTVSSRVEMFLEDLLMSEGSHKGLSTGQQALPRRVFAPMPFSSLSVCDYMFPDENTADVAERLKEMLDCETPVEDIDISLESNQLLSTGSVITDSHSDDSNEHINSVVQDENLKIQKAPQYYAGVAVSAAIALLATAVSLLYLSE; encoded by the exons ATGGGAAGGAGTTACTTCGTAGATGAAGCTGTAGAGGAATACCTTAGTGGTCTTCAGGCAGCTCCTGGATCATGTGTCACAGGACTCCTCGCTGGTCAC TCGTCTCCTCAGAGGGATTTTGTGGTGTTAGCAGTGCAGACTCCTCACAGGGAGAGCGAGGGGCAGACAAAAGCTACAGCTGGAGGAAGTGCACTTGATGATATTGATGTGGCGTGGCTGACAGAACATGCCAAGCAG GTGTCTCGCATGCTGCCGGGAGGTCTTTGTATTCTTGGCCTGTTTATAGTAACTCCGCCTGAACTCTCCAAAGATGCCAACAACACTTTAAAAAGG CTTTTATTTGCCATGGATAAGTACATAACTAAGGGAAGACTGTGGGACCTGTCAGAGGAGGACGTGACTGAGCGAGTCACCCTGCACATCTGCTCCAAAACGAAGAA agctgtcTGCAAAACATTTGATGTAAAAGATCCAAAG AGTTCGGCCAAGCCAGCAGACTGGAAGTATCAGACAGGAGTCTCTTCACCCTGGCCTATGCTAACCTGCTCTGTTGAGGTGGATCTGCAGATCCCTCTCATAGGATCTTCCTCTAATAACATAGAAACTTGCATGAAG GATGGTCTTATGAGGTGGGCTAAACAGATTGAGGCTGGTTACTGTCTCATAAGTGGCAGACAGGCATTAGATGACACTGAACTCTTCATAGGACAg aAAAAGAACCCAAAGACAAGCCATCGTCAGATACTACCTGTGCGGATCCTTGTCTCAAAT GAGAAGTCAGATGTGGACGAGCGGTGCAGTGCTGTGGTTCAAGTGTGCAGTGGCTCCATGAGAGTTCGAGGAGTCGTTCACTGCAGGGCTTATATAAACAGCAACAAACCTAAAGCCAGACATGCAGTGCAG GCTATTAAAAGAGACATCATAAACACAGTTTCCTCTAGAGTGGAGATGTTTCTAGAAGATCTTTTAATGAGTGAAGGGAGTCACAAAG gtCTTTCCACTGGCCAACAGGCTCTTCCTCGCCGTGTGTTTGCCCCAATGCCCTTTTCCAGCCTCTCTGTGTGTGACTACATGTTCCCAGATGAAAACACAGCTGATGTGGCGGAGCGTCTGAAAGAGATGCTGGACTGTGAAACACCAGTAGAGGACATAGACATCAGTCTGGAAAGCAACCAgt TACTTTCCACTGGATCAGTGATAACTGACAGCCACAGTGATGATTCCAATGAACATATCAACTCAGTAGTCCAAGATGAAAATCTCAAAATTCAGAAAGCACCGCAATACTATGCTG gtgtTGCAGTATCAGCAGCCATTGCTCTCCTCGCCACGGCCGTATCTCTGCTGTATCTgagtgaatga